One segment of Sander vitreus isolate 19-12246 chromosome 20, sanVit1, whole genome shotgun sequence DNA contains the following:
- the arid4a gene encoding AT-rich interactive domain-containing protein 4A, which yields MKAADEPAYLTVGTDVSAKYRGAFCEAKIKTVKRLVKVKVNLKGESTSQVVQDDQVKGPLKVGSTVEVKTNEGLSSEAVISKLTDASLYTVVFDDGDEKTLRRTSLCLKGERHFAESETLDQLPLTNPEHFGTPVIGKKSNRGGRRSSYAVADENESSSSDEEQEDMEDKRRLNDELLGKVCSIESEEDPSCWYLALVVSPSCCDELQVKKDQCLVRSFSDSKFHTVARRHIHIFSTVSGNKYDFSTRRGFQAAQKFLRTEEIPDLWKMDMSQILDSSSSDEEDDEEEKESDDDEEDEDEKKKKKHIKDEPEEEQDPEERDHFLQQLYKFMEDRGTPINKPPVLGYKDLNLFKLFRLVYLLGGCHKIESGTVWKQVYMDLGIPVLNSAASYNVKTAYKKYLYGFEEYCRSACITFRTIHHNNPRSPTAPANQKQEKPSVLPGRAEPVDDKQEKVELESESEKEEVKERHSSPRGRRRCVGSQVKVEQESPCRPEKEGGGGGGGGGGGGGGSEEPTEEPTEEQREEQREEQREEQREGRRRSNRRMDDSEKGSEEEEDEEDEEDDDEDEEEEEERERRRGEGEEEEDGDSVMGTKVRVKYGKGKTQKIYEAHIKKTDVDNGEQFYLVHYYGWNVRYDEWVKADRIIWPPEKGTKTRRRKKVKNKDEPERERDRDEEKPPSKPPGAKRGRPQIRTPPTGSAGRSVSKTPSSEGRSNGRSSRTETPSSMANGDNTPRRRTRRTSGMYDSDRASNEDSGNSSEDSDSGDTPEKKPLPWQGRSEAPPCQEEEEVVKEEEEVKEEEEEEEEKEEEELVKEEEEEPSEVADVPTAVNDDDANDRDTVSTSPVTATSPHPSMPLEKPDKPLSQSEEVETEQGAEPVVEAALLLVHLDKETKTSTVPERVAKTPGIPEANKTSPGQEALAAASPCRTPLPPPPAKKTSPEKRLSSPPRPAAEDEDSQSTQLSSPRVKGRRAILRGTGSETPPRIPLCSPAPSSPASVASPPRSVLKRQDEPMVVLHCLPTQRLPPSPPAPAAVGSDTDSASEEEEAAEPEQRRGAPLKRKAVEQRTPDKKLRPDRKQEETAGASPKTLASPLRERRGEGGAKGEDGPRLAEETPREAAEERLTGGAPKETEMHAGSDAGTPPPALADRVSAPVGALAELAAPPPMTAPPGPSPVEDLEPELGPEALVCHEVDLDEPDEKEKSCTAPEQLLLMMRESQPAPPPLLPPLLNVSPLPPQTQLRPFLPVSSPEELHPARSGGEEEDRGTARAEQEGDSSPGFDGSASSSSTSLLSLHDAKDRGQKRVTECNLSPAAKKQKRSQKRLSTPGKVEKNGAGHSSDSEDQSRLSLSQKSQKSRCLSSPSSHSKDKHNFSPQRTYKWTFQIDELDSMSSSERISFLQDKLQEIRKYYMTLKSEVASIDRRRKRLKKKEREVSNTTASTSSGSSDTAMSPSSASPAQNTVAVECR from the exons ATGAAG gcagCAGACGAGCCTGCCTACCTGACAGTGGGGACGGATGTCAGTGCCAAATACAGAGGAGCGTTCTGCGAGGCCAAGATCAAGACTGTAAAACGCTTGGTGAAAGTTAAG gTGAATCTGAAAGGTGAAAGTACGTCCCAGGTGGTGCAGGACGACCAGGTCAAAGGACCGCTGAAG gTGGGCTCCACTGTGGAGGTGAAGACTAACGAGGGTTTATCCAGCGAGGCCGTCATCAGTAAGCTGACGGACGCCAGCCTCTACACCGTGG TGTTTGATGATGGCGACGAGAAGACTCTGCGTCGTACGTCTCTGTGTCTGAAGGGAGAGAGACATTTCGCAGAGAGTGAG ACGCTGGACCAGCTGCCGCTGACCAACCCGGAGCATTTCGGCACTCCGGTCATCGGCAAGAAGTCAAATCGCGGCGGGCGGCGTTCGTCTTACGCTGT ggctGATGAGAATGAGTCTTCGTCCAGCGACGAGGAgcaggaggacatggaggacaAGAGGAGGCTCAACGACGAGCTGCTTGGAAAAGTCTGCAGCATCGAGAGCGAGGAAGACCCCAGCTGCTGGTACCTGGCTCTg GTGGTGTCTCCCAGCTGTTGTGACGAGCTGCAGGTGAAGAAGGATCAGTGTCTGGTCAGATCGTTCAGCGACTCCAAGTT CCACACTGTTGCCAGGAGACACATCCACATCTTCAGCACCGTCAGCGGCAACAAGTATGACTTCTCCACCAGGAGAG GTTTCCAAGCAGCCCAGAAGTTCCTGAGGACCGAGGAGATCCCAGATCTGTGGAAGATGGACATGAGTCAGATCCTGGACTCGTCCTCGAGCGACGAAGAGGACGacgaagaggagaaggagagcgatgacgatgaggaggatgaagacgagaagaaaaagaagaaacacataAAGGACGAG ccggaggaggagcaggatcCAGAGGAGAGAGATCACTTCCTGCAGCAGCTCTACAAGTTCATGGAGGACAGAG gGACTCCCATCAACAAGCCTCCAGTGTTGGGTTACAAAGACCTGAACCTCTTCAAGCTCTTCAGACTCGTGTATCTCCTAGGAGGCTGCCACAAG aTTGAGTCTGGGACCGTGTGGAAGCAGGTCTACATGGATCTGGGGATCCCCGTCCTGAACTCTGCTGCGTCCTACAATGTCAAGACGGCCTATAAGAA GTACCTGTATGGTTTCGAGGAGTACTGCCGCTCCGCCTGCATCACCTTCAGGACCATCCATCACAACAACCCGCGCTCTCCCACCGcgccagccaatcagaagcaggaGAAGCCCTCCGTGCTGCCGGGGAGGGCGGAGCCTGTCGATGACAAGCAGGAGAAGGTGGAGttagagagcgagagcgagaagGAGGAGGTGAAAGAGAGACACTCGTCCCCCAGG GGACGGAGGAGGTGTGTGGGGAGTCAGGTGAAGGTGGAGCAAGAGTCTCCCTGCAGAccggagaaggagggaggaggaggaggaggaggaggaggaggaggaggaggaggaagcgaGGAGCCGACGGAGGAGCCGAcggaggagcagagggaggagcagagggaggagcagagggaggagcAGAGGGAAGGGAGGAGACGCAGCAACAGAAGAATGGACGACTCTGAGAAAGGCtccgaggaggaggaagacgaggaggatgaggaggacgatgatgaagatgaagaagaggaggaagagagggagaggaggagaggagaagg cgaggaagaggaggacgggGACTCTGTGATGGGGACGAAGGTCCGGGTGAAGTACGGTAAAGGAAAGACTCAGAAGATCTACGAGGCTCACATCAAGAAGACAGACGTGGACAACGGAGAGCAGTTCTACCTGGTTCACTACTACGGCTGGAACGTCAG GTACGATGAGTGGGTGAAGGCCGACCGGATCATCTGGCCCCCGGAGAAAGGAACCAAGACGAGACGCAGGAAGAAGGTGAAG AACAAAGACGAGccggagagagagcgagacagagacgAAGAGAAGCCGCCGTCGAAGCCTCCGGGAGCGAAGCGAGGCCGTCCTCAGATCAGGACGCCGCCCACGGGCTCGGCGGGACGCAGCGTCTCTAAAACGCCCAGTTCTGAGGGCCGCTCCAACGGGCGCAGCAGCCGGACGGAGACGCCATCCAGCATGGCCAACGGAGACA ACACGCCTCgcaggagaaccaggagaacgTCGGGCATGTACGACTCAGACAGAGCGTCCAACG AGGATTCTGGGAACTCGTCAGAGGACAGCGACTCAGGAGACACGCCTGAGAAGAAGCCGTTGCCATGGCAAGGGAGGAGTGAAGCCCCGCCCTgccaggaggaagaggaggtggtaaaggaggaagaggaggtaaaggaggaggaggaagaagaggaggagaaggaggaagaggagttggtgaaggaggaagaggaggagccgAGTGAGGTCGCTGATGTCCCAACAGCTGTTAACGACGACGACGCTAACGACCGCGACACTGTCTCTACGTCGCCTGTCACTGCAACATCACCGCATCCCAGCATGCCTCTGGAGAAACCTGACAAACCcctgagccaatcagaggaggTGGAGACAGAGCAGGGGGCGGAGCCTGTGGTGGAAGCCGCCCTGCTGCTCGTTCACCTTGACAAGGAGACCAAAACGTCTACGGTGCCAGAGCGAGTTGCGAAAACGCCGGGCATCCCCGAGGCAAACAAGACGTCTCCGGGACAGGAAGCGCTGGCCGCGGCGTCCCCCTGCCGGACGCCGCTGCCCCCGCCGCCCGCCAAAAAGACATCCCCTGAGAAGCGGCTGTCCTCGCCACCACGCCCTGCCGCAGAGGACGAGGACAGCCAGTCCACGCagctgtcctcccccagggtcaAAGGTCGCAGGGCCATCCTGCGGGGGACGGGCTCCGAGACTCCTCCCAGAATCCCCCTCTgcagccccgccccctccaGCCCCGCCAGCGTGGCGTCTCCACCTCGTAGTGTCCTGAAGAGACAGGACGAGCCCATGGTTGTCCTCCACTGCCTCCCCACGCAgcgcctccccccctcccccccagccCCCGCGGCCGTCGGCTCGGACACAGACTCCGCctccgaggaggaggaggcggcggAGCCCGAGCAGAGGCGTGGCGCCCCGCTGAAACGTAAAGCAGTGGAGCAGCGGACGCCGGACAAGAAGCTCCGCCCCGACAGgaagcaggaggaaacagctgGAGCATCGCCCAAAACTCTGGCGTCGCCTCTCCGAGAGAGGAGGGGCGAGGGAGGGGCGAAGGGCGAGGACGGCCCCCGCCTCGCTGAGGAGACGCCCAGGGAGGCGGCAGAGGAGCGGCTGACAGGCGGAGCCCCCAAGGAGACAGAGATGCATGCTGG GTCTGATGCTGGCACGCCTCCCCCTGCCCTGGCGGACCGCGTGTCGGCACCGGTAGGGGCCCTGGCAGAGCTGGCAGCGCCCCCCCCAATGACAGCGCCCCCGGGCCCCTCCCCCGTCGAGGATCTGGAGCCTGAGCTGGGTCCCGAAGCGCTGGTCTGCCATGAGGTGGACCTGGACGAGCCCGACGAGAAGGAGAAGTCGTGCACGGCGCCGGAGCAGCTGCTGTTGATGATGAGGGAGTCTCAGCCGGCCCCTCCCCCCCTGCTGCCCCCCCTCCTCAACGTCTCCCCACTCCCCCCCCAGACGCAGCTCCGCCCCTTCCTGCCGGTCTCCAGCCCTGAGGAGCTGCACCCGGCCCGCAGCGGTGGCGAGGAGGAGGACAGGGGAACGGCGAGGGCCGAGCAGGAAGGAGACTCCAGTCCTGGGTTTGATGGCAGCGcctcatcctcctccacctcGCTGCTGTCACTGCACGACGCCAAGGACAGAg gCCAGAAGAGAGTGACGGAGTGTAACTTGAGTCCGGCCGCCAAGAAACAGAAACGCAGCCAGAAACGCCTCAGCACGCCGGGGAAGGTGGAGAAGAACGGAGCAG GTCACAGCAGCGACAGCGAGGACCAGTctcgtctgtctctgtctcagaaGTCCCAGAAGTCTCGCTGTCTGTCGTCTCCGTCGTCTCACAGTAAAGACAAACACAACTTCTCCCCTCAGAGGACGTACAAGTGGACCTTCCAGATCG ACGAGCTGGACAGCATGTCGAGCTCTGAGCGGATCTCCTTCCTGCAGGACAAGCTGCAAGAGATCAGGAAGTACTACATGACGCTGAAGTCAGAGGTGGCGTCCATCGACAGACGGAGGAAGAGACTaaagaagaaggagagagaag TGTCTAACACGACAGCGTCCACGTCGTCGGGGTCCTCAGACACGGCCATGAGTCCGTCCTCAGCCTCGCCCGCGCAGAACACCGTTGCCGTGGAGTGCAGGTGA
- the timm9 gene encoding mitochondrial import inner membrane translocase subunit Tim9 encodes MAVQVAESDQIKQFKEFLGTYNKVTENCFMDCVKDFTTREVKTDESSCSESCLQKYLKMTQRISMRFQEYHIQQNEALAAKAGLLGQPR; translated from the exons ATGGCTGTCCAGGTGGCCGAGTCCGACCAGATCAAACAG TTTAAGGAGTTTTTGGGGACGTATAACAAGGTGACGGAGAACTGCTTCATGGACTGTGTCAAAGATTTCACCACCAGGGAGGTGAAGACGGACGAG TCGAGCTGCTCCGAGTCGTGTCTGCAGAAGTATCTAAAGATGACTCAGCGGATCTCGATGCGTTTCCAGGAGTACCACATCCAGCAGAACGAGGCGCTGGCCGCTAAAGCCGGGCTGCTGGGACAGCCCCGCTGA